From Bacteroidota bacterium, the proteins below share one genomic window:
- a CDS encoding T9SS type A sorting domain-containing protein, with the protein MNKHTYTPIQRWNRWLYCLILLLAFGVSRSQGATAIIGTGTSTTNGSTADPIERYYNYIHFQMVWTAAELTTAGMSSGSTITAMGFSVSESAVSLSNYTISMGLTSQTLANPYISSGLTVVKNSFTYAPVVQTAGNFDMITLDVPFVWDGTSSIVVNTCTGSNPFTSPYGGLRYTTATSGAVRYVRTDGSSNCATATGTNGTNRPNIRFDYTAGTPCSGTPNPGTVPSTAGYCVPGTVSIASTGYTTGVSGLSFQWEESDDDGAGDPWVNAIGGSGATTASYTSPSLTGAPIYYRLKVSCSGNDAYSNSCYVSASDCQFDVTYNTGISYSSIAGTGSNYSFPGTTTDDQTSNTLSLAGTTFQYKGQTVTGLKACTNGWITFNTASTSTEYSNNIGTSSTTLRAILAPFWEDLVCTGNPATTAGLNASMKYQIVGTLGSGSAQIICEWIGMETYGNAGPNLNFQVVLDENGNTITYNYGTMEGFNGSANFGYAYTIGMNGWSFATPGSYTDVMALRDDFTTNFDYTPSTTANSGLNSKNYLPACNSQYVFNPVTNYAGPGSAPTYAPGNDESGSAFALSVNAGPCTQYCGTYYEGRGATASSGIPVCSAGSPGTPDDDVWFSFNATTSSQTITVRGGGGYDAVVQLLDGSLNAIACVNATGTGLTETINATGLNPGDPYYIRVYHSGTGANTVPTSGYTTAGISAFSICVNEVVPPPANDDICGAVGLSVNTSCVATNGTSLTATASPQSVCGGTADDDVWYSFVAPTSNPVVTVQSGTGYNAHLQVYSSSDNTCTGTLTSLGCINNTSTGGAETFTGSGLTAGNTYFIRVYNTGTGPATGVFTVCVTASVPNCATSGISPSDGGVATSTSQTLSWSAVSGATGYDVYLDANAPATSLVSANQVGTTYVATVSGGNTYHWLVIPKNGIGDATGCAEYTFTADAPACLANPTSPTNGGISCVSVSATSVSWPSAPGATSYDVYFDAGSGPATSLVSPAQIGTSYSAGVLAAGTYAWKVVPKNVFGDAIGCSDWTFTVTPAPAGDVLGTAIPLTLPATGTSDNLSSNCWLNNFTGIDNQSSPDVFFTFTTGNCTDSIIIDLGGSDFDTYLHLLDNGGAVLESDDDDGPLATSYIKRQVSPNTQYYIVMEGYSTNTGNFGYTVTEVNNPAMSVSAVATDASCFGGSDGQVVVTASGGVAPYTGEGTFTGLSAGTYNYTVTDVNGCSASGSATVGEPTQVVATCTPTDATCPGFSDGSVTVSATGGTGAYTGTGTFGGLAAGTYNYTVTDANGCSASCSATIGNSSTLSSAPTGATASSANICLGNNVTLSVSGGSLGTGANWVWYAGACGAGAPIGTGASINYTPGFAGNFNYFVRAEGACNTTACASVNVIVSSGSPAGTISITSAPAAGCVGGSDVITTNSVLNATGYNWSGPPQVLFNGQPSPYISATNSVTVSYTALPTGGQSGWNICVQAVNACGASPNTKCTWIRATLTQPGAITGSAIACPSSSGTYSISGVAGAASYQWTATGAGMTVSGTGTSATVTFGAGFTSGTLCVSGVTSCGYVGASRCMTISAAPVIPGTISGPSTICPGGSASYSIAAVPGAASYIWSATGSGVTVVGSGTSATVSTTSGFTAGSVCVVAVSSCGSPIGNSAQRCKTISTGKLGTPGNITGDPINGVCGQTYTYSIPAMSGATSYAWSLPSGATGSSSTNSITVTFSGGFTTGQICVNGVNGCGAGFQRCVTVNGNPSNVTGLTTSTPSPCMGTDILVTWNATNGASTYEVLVPVGYTVLTGTPTSNTFAIVNAGFSNGSIGIRANSSCGNSGTATLAITPVSCRVAGSADVAAALRTEVFPNPTTGTVNIRFNSENSDMQYVVNVTDLSGRVILSERNKASKGSNLHTLDLSGMAKGTYLVSLLTDNGKEVVRVTVE; encoded by the coding sequence ATGAACAAGCACACTTACACTCCAATTCAGCGATGGAATCGCTGGTTGTATTGTCTGATTCTGCTGCTGGCTTTTGGTGTCTCTCGTTCACAAGGGGCCACTGCCATCATTGGAACAGGTACATCAACGACTAATGGATCAACAGCAGATCCTATTGAACGGTATTACAACTACATCCATTTCCAAATGGTTTGGACGGCAGCAGAGTTGACGACTGCCGGAATGTCTTCCGGCTCAACCATTACGGCGATGGGGTTCTCCGTATCCGAGTCAGCAGTTTCCTTATCGAACTATACCATTTCGATGGGACTGACGTCACAAACGCTTGCCAATCCTTATATCTCTTCTGGCTTGACAGTCGTTAAGAACTCGTTTACGTATGCTCCCGTTGTTCAAACCGCAGGAAACTTCGATATGATAACTTTGGATGTTCCGTTTGTTTGGGATGGAACCTCGAGCATTGTTGTCAATACCTGTACTGGTTCAAATCCGTTCACATCTCCTTATGGTGGCTTGCGTTATACCACAGCCACCTCGGGTGCGGTTCGTTATGTCCGGACCGACGGATCCAGCAACTGCGCCACTGCTACCGGAACAAATGGCACCAATCGACCCAATATTCGTTTTGATTACACGGCAGGAACACCTTGTTCCGGCACTCCGAATCCCGGAACGGTTCCTTCGACCGCCGGTTACTGCGTGCCTGGAACCGTCTCAATTGCATCAACAGGTTATACAACCGGAGTTAGTGGACTCAGCTTCCAATGGGAAGAATCCGATGACGATGGTGCTGGCGACCCTTGGGTGAACGCTATTGGTGGCTCCGGAGCCACCACCGCCTCTTATACTTCTCCTTCGCTCACCGGCGCTCCAATCTACTACCGATTGAAAGTGAGTTGTTCTGGAAATGATGCCTATTCGAATTCTTGTTACGTGAGTGCTTCGGACTGTCAGTTCGATGTGACTTACAACACGGGTATTTCGTACTCTTCGATTGCCGGCACCGGATCGAACTATAGCTTCCCCGGCACTACCACGGATGATCAGACATCGAACACCCTTTCGCTGGCTGGAACCACCTTCCAGTACAAAGGACAGACTGTCACCGGCTTGAAGGCCTGTACCAACGGCTGGATCACGTTCAACACGGCATCCACCTCGACGGAATACAGTAACAACATCGGAACATCCTCCACCACCCTTCGTGCAATCCTGGCTCCTTTCTGGGAAGACCTCGTTTGTACCGGTAACCCCGCAACCACGGCCGGTCTTAACGCTTCTATGAAATATCAGATCGTGGGCACCCTGGGTTCCGGTTCCGCGCAGATCATCTGCGAATGGATCGGTATGGAAACTTACGGTAACGCAGGTCCGAACCTGAACTTCCAGGTCGTACTGGATGAGAACGGCAACACCATCACCTACAACTATGGTACGATGGAAGGCTTCAACGGCAGCGCTAACTTCGGTTATGCTTACACCATCGGCATGAATGGATGGAGCTTTGCCACGCCGGGCAGCTATACCGATGTCATGGCGCTACGGGATGATTTCACCACGAACTTCGACTATACCCCTTCGACCACGGCCAACTCCGGCCTGAACTCGAAGAACTATCTGCCGGCTTGTAACAGCCAGTATGTGTTCAACCCAGTGACCAACTACGCGGGTCCGGGTTCAGCCCCGACCTATGCTCCTGGCAACGACGAATCCGGTTCTGCTTTTGCCTTGTCGGTGAATGCCGGACCCTGTACCCAGTATTGCGGCACCTACTACGAAGGTCGCGGTGCTACGGCTTCCAGCGGAATCCCGGTCTGTTCCGCGGGTTCTCCCGGTACTCCGGATGACGATGTATGGTTCTCCTTCAACGCTACCACATCTTCTCAAACCATTACGGTTCGTGGTGGCGGCGGTTATGACGCGGTTGTCCAGTTGTTGGACGGCAGCCTCAACGCGATCGCTTGCGTGAATGCTACCGGAACGGGTCTTACAGAGACCATTAACGCCACCGGATTGAATCCCGGCGACCCTTATTATATCCGAGTGTACCATTCCGGCACGGGTGCAAACACTGTTCCGACTTCTGGATATACCACCGCAGGTATTTCCGCGTTCTCCATCTGCGTGAACGAAGTTGTTCCTCCTCCTGCCAACGATGACATCTGCGGCGCTGTGGGCCTTTCAGTGAACACTTCCTGCGTAGCTACCAACGGCACTTCCCTGACGGCTACGGCTTCTCCGCAGTCCGTCTGCGGCGGTACTGCCGATGACGATGTATGGTACTCCTTCGTGGCTCCGACTTCCAATCCGGTGGTGACGGTCCAATCGGGCACCGGTTACAATGCCCACCTGCAGGTTTACAGTTCGAGCGACAACACCTGTACGGGCACCTTGACCTCGCTGGGTTGTATCAACAACACCTCCACGGGCGGTGCCGAGACTTTCACCGGCTCCGGTCTCACGGCGGGTAACACCTACTTCATCCGGGTTTACAACACTGGTACGGGCCCTGCCACAGGCGTGTTTACCGTGTGCGTAACGGCTTCGGTTCCGAACTGTGCCACCTCCGGCATCAGCCCTTCAGATGGCGGAGTAGCCACTTCCACCAGCCAGACCCTGAGCTGGTCCGCAGTTTCCGGTGCTACCGGTTACGACGTGTACCTGGATGCCAATGCACCCGCAACTTCGCTCGTATCGGCTAACCAAGTCGGCACTACTTATGTAGCAACCGTCAGCGGAGGCAACACTTACCACTGGCTGGTTATACCTAAGAACGGCATTGGCGATGCCACGGGTTGTGCTGAATACACCTTTACCGCAGATGCACCGGCGTGTCTTGCTAATCCGACCTCTCCGACGAATGGCGGCATTTCCTGCGTCAGCGTCAGCGCTACTTCAGTGAGCTGGCCGAGCGCTCCCGGTGCTACCAGCTACGACGTTTACTTTGATGCAGGTTCGGGCCCGGCTACTTCCCTTGTGTCTCCTGCACAAATAGGTACTTCCTATAGCGCCGGTGTACTGGCAGCAGGAACCTATGCCTGGAAAGTCGTTCCGAAGAACGTATTCGGTGACGCGATTGGTTGCAGCGACTGGACCTTCACGGTAACTCCGGCTCCGGCTGGTGATGTGCTTGGTACTGCAATTCCGCTGACTTTGCCGGCTACCGGCACTTCCGACAATCTGAGCTCCAACTGCTGGCTGAACAACTTTACCGGCATCGACAACCAGTCTTCTCCGGACGTGTTCTTCACCTTCACCACCGGTAATTGCACGGATTCGATCATTATCGATCTGGGCGGTTCCGATTTCGACACCTATTTGCATTTGCTGGACAATGGCGGTGCAGTGCTTGAAAGCGATGACGACGATGGTCCTCTTGCCACTTCTTACATCAAGCGTCAAGTCAGCCCAAATACCCAGTACTACATCGTCATGGAGGGTTACTCCACCAACACCGGTAACTTTGGTTATACGGTTACGGAAGTCAACAATCCTGCCATGAGTGTATCCGCTGTTGCAACCGACGCTTCCTGCTTCGGTGGCAGTGACGGTCAGGTAGTTGTAACCGCTTCGGGTGGTGTCGCTCCTTACACGGGTGAAGGCACCTTCACGGGTCTTTCCGCAGGTACTTACAATTACACGGTTACGGATGTGAACGGTTGTTCTGCCAGCGGTTCCGCAACGGTTGGTGAACCGACACAGGTAGTCGCTACCTGCACGCCGACCGACGCAACCTGCCCGGGCTTCTCGGACGGTTCTGTAACGGTTTCCGCTACGGGCGGTACCGGTGCTTACACCGGCACCGGCACTTTCGGCGGTCTTGCTGCCGGTACGTATAACTACACGGTTACCGATGCCAATGGTTGTTCCGCTTCCTGCAGCGCAACGATTGGTAACTCTTCTACGCTCTCTTCGGCTCCGACCGGTGCTACGGCTTCTTCAGCCAACATCTGTCTGGGTAACAACGTGACCCTCTCGGTTTCTGGCGGTTCCCTGGGAACCGGCGCTAACTGGGTATGGTACGCCGGCGCCTGCGGTGCAGGTGCTCCGATCGGCACGGGAGCTTCAATCAATTACACGCCTGGATTTGCAGGTAACTTCAACTACTTCGTACGTGCAGAAGGCGCTTGTAACACAACCGCATGCGCTTCGGTCAACGTAATCGTATCCTCCGGTTCTCCGGCTGGTACCATCTCCATCACCAGCGCACCGGCTGCCGGTTGCGTCGGTGGTTCCGATGTGATCACCACGAACTCCGTACTGAACGCTACCGGTTACAACTGGAGCGGTCCGCCGCAAGTCCTGTTCAACGGTCAGCCCAGCCCGTACATCTCCGCTACCAACTCGGTAACGGTATCGTACACGGCTCTCCCGACCGGTGGTCAGTCCGGCTGGAACATCTGCGTGCAGGCTGTCAACGCCTGCGGCGCTTCGCCGAACACCAAGTGTACCTGGATCCGTGCTACCCTCACCCAGCCGGGTGCCATCACCGGTAGCGCAATCGCTTGTCCGAGCAGCTCGGGTACCTACTCGATCTCCGGTGTCGCAGGTGCTGCATCTTACCAGTGGACCGCAACCGGTGCCGGCATGACGGTTTCCGGAACCGGCACTTCCGCTACGGTAACCTTCGGAGCCGGCTTCACCAGCGGTACGCTTTGTGTATCCGGTGTTACCTCTTGCGGATATGTTGGCGCTTCCCGCTGCATGACCATTTCGGCTGCTCCGGTTATTCCGGGTACCATCTCCGGTCCGTCAACGATCTGTCCTGGTGGATCTGCTTCCTACTCCATCGCAGCTGTTCCTGGTGCAGCCTCCTATATCTGGAGCGCGACGGGTTCGGGTGTAACTGTTGTCGGTAGCGGTACCAGCGCTACGGTTTCCACCACCAGCGGCTTCACCGCGGGTTCGGTTTGCGTAGTTGCAGTCAGCTCCTGCGGAAGCCCGATTGGCAACTCTGCACAGCGTTGTAAGACCATCAGCACCGGTAAACTCGGCACCCCGGGTAACATCACCGGCGATCCGATCAACGGCGTTTGCGGTCAGACCTATACGTACAGCATCCCGGCCATGAGCGGTGCCACCAGCTATGCCTGGAGCCTGCCTTCCGGTGCTACGGGTTCGTCCTCGACCAACTCCATCACGGTGACCTTCTCCGGCGGCTTCACCACCGGTCAGATCTGCGTTAATGGTGTCAACGGTTGCGGTGCAGGATTCCAGCGTTGCGTGACTGTTAACGGTAACCCGTCCAACGTCACCGGCCTGACGACTTCAACTCCGTCTCCGTGTATGGGTACCGACATCCTGGTGACCTGGAACGCTACCAACGGCGCTTCAACCTACGAAGTACTGGTTCCGGTTGGTTACACCGTGCTCACGGGTACTCCGACCTCCAACACCTTCGCGATCGTGAACGCCGGATTCTCCAATGGTTCCATCGGTATCCGTGCCAACAGCAGCTGTGGCAATTCCGGTACGGCCACCCTGGCCATCACCCCGGTTTCTTGCCGCGTAGCTGGTTCTGCTGACGTTGCTGCCGCTCTTCGCACTGAAGTATTCCCGAACCCGACCACCGGTACGGTGAACATCCGCTTCAACAGCGAGAACAGCGACATGCAGTATGTGGTGAACGTCACCGATCTGAGCGGTCGCGTTATTCTCTCCGAGCGCAACAAGGCTTCCAAAGGTTCCAACCTGCACACCCTCGACCTGAGCGGTATGGCAAAAGGAACCTACCTGGTCAGCCTCCTCACCGACAACGGTAAGGAAGTTGTTCGCGTCACGGTAGAATAA
- a CDS encoding GNAT family N-acetyltransferase yields the protein MPVHSEPIQGYRIHWADSILEAGIASEWTSFPSSSTDTLDAGYLAALEQAQPGDLSFRYGLLYYRDDGQPVARIALQVLNFTSRNFKFPKTTWKTLLAMIALRFRRFRVIMAGNLFSVGKPMIDCPDEDHLPALLQATEIEARRLNYDLLLLKDLPEYWHESVFENAGYHPFEADLTMQLSLPASWNSFDDYLHALTKKYRQRAVKIRRSGSLLERRWLTPAEVRTGANAINRLFRSVQEKQVVRMGIVDVRYFLALSTALGDRFRMLGYFLQDRLVGFASYIRHGDELEVHYIGMDYTVNATHQLYFNILLDGIEHAIRDRYAKLELGRTAREAKAVCGCRPHPFRDRYKTRNAGIQRLLNRMAASFTEDEGASWQIRHPFGERMI from the coding sequence GTGCCGGTACATTCCGAACCAATTCAAGGCTACCGAATTCATTGGGCTGACAGTATCCTGGAGGCGGGAATCGCTTCCGAATGGACATCGTTCCCATCGTCCTCGACAGACACCCTCGATGCCGGTTATCTCGCAGCCCTGGAACAAGCGCAACCCGGTGATCTGAGTTTCCGGTATGGTCTGCTTTACTACCGGGATGATGGTCAACCTGTAGCCCGTATCGCCCTTCAGGTACTTAATTTCACTTCCAGGAATTTTAAGTTTCCAAAAACGACCTGGAAAACACTACTGGCCATGATCGCGCTGCGTTTTCGGCGCTTCCGGGTAATCATGGCTGGTAACCTGTTTTCCGTCGGGAAGCCCATGATCGATTGTCCCGACGAAGATCATCTTCCCGCGCTACTGCAGGCAACCGAAATCGAAGCCCGACGGTTGAACTACGATCTACTCTTGTTGAAAGACTTGCCGGAGTATTGGCACGAATCAGTCTTTGAGAACGCAGGCTATCATCCGTTCGAGGCGGATCTGACCATGCAACTATCGCTGCCGGCTTCCTGGAACTCCTTTGACGATTATCTGCACGCTCTTACAAAGAAATACCGCCAACGCGCAGTCAAGATCCGACGATCCGGATCCCTCCTGGAACGGAGATGGCTCACACCAGCGGAAGTCCGAACCGGCGCAAATGCGATCAATCGATTGTTTCGGTCGGTCCAGGAAAAGCAGGTGGTACGGATGGGAATAGTGGATGTACGCTATTTCCTCGCGTTATCTACGGCGCTTGGCGATCGCTTTCGCATGCTTGGGTATTTCCTCCAGGACCGGCTCGTGGGGTTCGCCTCGTATATCCGCCATGGTGACGAATTGGAAGTTCATTATATCGGTATGGACTATACAGTAAATGCCACCCACCAACTCTATTTCAACATCCTGCTGGACGGGATCGAGCATGCAATCCGTGACCGATATGCTAAGCTTGAACTGGGTCGAACCGCCCGGGAAGCGAAGGCTGTTTGTGGCTGTCGGCCGCACCCCTTCCGGGACCGATACAAAACCCGAAACGCAGGGATCCAGCGGCTCTTGAACCGGATGGCCGCAAGTTTCACCGAAGATGAAGGAGCATCGTGGCAGATCCGACATCCGTTTGGCGAAAGGATGATATAA
- a CDS encoding TonB-dependent receptor, whose amino-acid sequence MHRKLTRTGLLLWLLHASDPVSAQAPDTLQRELKEVTITASRTPEPIGAIGRSVSVLDRQAIENTSCTTLGELLSRLAGIYLLGAGQTPGSNQTIFMRGSNSNQTAIYLDGVRINDVSSVNGVADLSELPLSSLDRIEILRGSHSTVFGSAAVGGVILLQSREPEKEGWNLRLGTGAGIFRTSGSQWNTDINLGHRWKNGCWVSASTELLSVNGLDATVDTTDGTSAIPRDQDDWKKQNFSIAGGWTSGNWSSQIRYRRTGMQTDIDRSAYTDDDNYNLDFTRQLISGELKWKKGNWQLGLNGGWTSSERLSLNDSSRIDLTGNYDGNFADDRYTGQQLNGDLFAHYLGQSWSMLAGINASSEQMNQEHFYYSTAFGSVFESRSTLDSLNPDAQLTAPYLKIRLGGDLVSHRLRPFSLVAGIRSVHHSSFGSIRTFELNPSWQLEENSLLFASFSSGYNPPSLYQLYAPETYQAWDGTSYTPTTRGNKDLTPEYSQALEFGIRQQLASSEFSFSIFRNRTEDIIDYVYLWNAAVPVDSLGTDWSRDDYRGDRYINIGNQTAYGAELSVRTKLSNKATATASMSMIDGYLDIKSSDELQTNGYTLQAFSNGAFLSEGKRLRGLIRRPNTMTAGIELSVRENLVLSARVQYVSARNDNYYEALYGPYGALGRRTVDDYSLLDVYFHWKLSPTFQLTGRVENLLDTRYEEILGFSSRGRGAFLNLQYSL is encoded by the coding sequence ATGCACCGGAAACTTACAAGGACAGGTCTGTTGCTTTGGCTGCTGCACGCATCAGACCCGGTATCGGCGCAGGCGCCGGATACCCTGCAGCGAGAACTCAAAGAAGTCACGATCACCGCGAGCCGTACGCCGGAACCCATCGGCGCGATCGGGCGGAGTGTATCCGTACTGGACAGACAAGCGATTGAGAATACTTCCTGTACAACGTTGGGAGAGCTCTTGTCGCGTCTGGCAGGCATTTATCTGCTCGGAGCCGGTCAAACACCCGGTTCCAACCAGACCATCTTCATGCGTGGCAGCAACAGCAATCAGACGGCTATCTACCTTGATGGAGTCCGGATAAATGATGTCAGCAGTGTGAACGGTGTTGCTGATCTGAGTGAATTGCCCTTGAGTTCACTTGATCGAATTGAAATATTGAGAGGTTCGCACAGTACGGTTTTTGGAAGTGCAGCCGTCGGAGGCGTAATCCTGTTGCAAAGCCGCGAGCCGGAAAAAGAAGGCTGGAACCTTCGCCTCGGTACCGGCGCGGGCATTTTTCGCACCTCCGGAAGCCAATGGAATACGGACATCAATCTGGGTCATCGCTGGAAGAACGGTTGCTGGGTATCCGCTTCAACAGAGCTGTTGTCGGTAAACGGCCTGGATGCCACCGTAGACACTACCGATGGAACTTCCGCCATTCCCCGTGACCAGGATGACTGGAAGAAGCAGAACTTTTCAATCGCCGGCGGTTGGACGTCGGGAAACTGGTCGTCACAAATCAGGTATCGGCGAACCGGCATGCAAACCGACATTGACCGAAGCGCCTATACCGATGACGACAATTACAACCTTGATTTCACCCGTCAGTTGATCAGCGGCGAGCTGAAGTGGAAAAAAGGCAATTGGCAGCTGGGGCTGAATGGCGGCTGGACGTCCAGCGAGCGTCTCTCGCTGAATGACTCGTCCCGGATCGACCTAACCGGTAACTATGATGGCAATTTTGCCGATGACCGCTATACCGGCCAACAACTGAACGGAGATCTGTTCGCCCACTATCTCGGTCAATCGTGGAGCATGCTCGCGGGGATCAACGCCTCCAGCGAGCAAATGAATCAGGAACATTTTTACTACAGCACGGCGTTCGGTTCGGTTTTCGAATCCCGCTCCACACTGGATTCCCTGAACCCCGATGCCCAACTCACCGCACCTTATCTGAAAATCAGGTTGGGTGGTGATTTGGTTTCACACAGGTTGCGTCCATTTTCATTGGTCGCCGGCATTCGCTCCGTACACCACAGCAGCTTCGGATCGATCCGGACCTTTGAGCTCAATCCAAGCTGGCAATTGGAGGAGAACAGTTTGTTGTTTGCATCCTTTTCGTCTGGATATAATCCCCCCTCCCTTTACCAGCTGTACGCACCGGAAACCTATCAGGCCTGGGACGGCACCAGCTACACGCCGACCACACGCGGGAACAAGGACCTTACCCCCGAATATTCTCAAGCGCTCGAATTCGGGATCCGTCAGCAATTGGCGAGTTCGGAGTTCAGCTTTTCCATTTTCCGGAACCGAACGGAAGATATCATCGATTACGTTTACCTGTGGAACGCTGCAGTTCCGGTGGATTCGCTCGGGACCGATTGGTCACGGGACGATTACCGGGGTGACCGATACATCAACATCGGCAACCAAACGGCCTATGGTGCTGAACTATCCGTACGAACGAAACTCAGCAACAAGGCGACAGCGACTGCATCCATGAGCATGATCGACGGTTACCTGGACATCAAATCGTCGGACGAACTGCAAACCAACGGCTATACGTTACAGGCCTTCAGCAATGGTGCCTTCCTATCGGAAGGCAAGCGGTTGCGGGGTTTGATCAGACGCCCTAATACGATGACAGCCGGAATCGAATTGAGCGTACGGGAAAATCTTGTGTTGAGCGCACGCGTTCAGTATGTCAGCGCCCGCAACGACAACTACTACGAAGCACTCTATGGTCCCTACGGTGCCTTAGGACGTCGTACCGTTGACGACTATTCACTGCTCGACGTATATTTCCATTGGAAACTCTCTCCAACTTTCCAGCTAACCGGCAGGGTCGAAAACCTACTGGATACCCGATACGAGGAGATTCTTGGTTTTTCGAGCCGGGGACGCGGGGCTTTCCTGAATCTTCAATATTCCCTTTGA